The following are encoded in a window of Cydia strobilella chromosome 1, ilCydStro3.1, whole genome shotgun sequence genomic DNA:
- the LOC134742903 gene encoding medium-chain acyl-CoA ligase ACSF2, mitochondrial yields MLIKRLTYEACNIIFGKSIGQASRTLSNASYLHNPGSESLSYATIGQAVEASAQRYPGRVAVRSVYEDRTLTYEQLLVEADALGCALRSRGLEKGDRVGIWSHNNAAWIVALVAAARVGLISVALNPVYEKPELTYCIKKTELKAIIIGDTLKKANYYKTIEQLIPEVHRQEAGFINSTTFPSLKTIITCDKNALPGTFTYDSLAANRHDASRYGAQVDPDDGAIIHFTSGTTGDPKAALDSHFGVVNNSYFMGKRQNLHEGHEITCVQSPLFHALGSVITVASALRHGTSLVLAAPTYNFEANMKALLSEKCTVLNGTPTMFVDLVSLARKMGVSTNLRVALTGGAPCSPQLIRDIKQHLNARTVSSLYGMTETTAAVFQSLPDDITDLVAGTVGYIQDHVETKVVDEQGKVVPFGNSGELMVRGYNTMMGYWGEPEKTRQALGEDGWLHTGDKFTLSEDGYGRIVGRLKDIIVRGGENIAPKEIEDLLNTHPYIVESQVVGVSDERLGEELCAVLRLRDGSSITSEEVTRYCSGKLAKFKIPRMLKVTEEFPKTASGKIQKYKLRDMIESGAL; encoded by the exons aTGTTGATTAAACGTCTTACTTATGAGGCATGCAATATCATCTTTGGAAAAAGTATTGG GCAAGCCAGTCGCACACTTTCCAATGCCAGTTATCTGCACAACCCCGGCTCCGAGTCCCTGTCTTACGCGACCATAGGCCAGGCAGTCGAGGCCAGCGCGCAACGCTACCCTGGCCGAGTAGCCGTGCGCTCTGTGTACGAAGACCGCACCCTCACCTATGAGCAGCTACTGGTAGAA GCAGATGCTTTGGGCTGTGCCCTAAGATCTCGAGGGCTGGAGAAGGGTGACCGGGTGGGCATCTGGTCGCACAACAACGCTGCTTGGATCGTCGCGCTGGTTGCGGCAGCGAGGGTCGGCCTTATCTCC GTAGCTTTAAACCCCGTGTACGAGAAACCTGAATTGacatactgtattaaaaaaacagagTTGAAAGCCATCATTATAGGTGATACGTTAAAGAAGGCTAACTATTATAAGACAATAGAACAGTTGATACCGGAAGTACATCGACAAGAAGCAGGATTCATAAACTCCACAACATTCCCTAGTTTGAAAACCATCATCACGTGTGACAAAAACGCATTACC AGGAACATTTACATATGACTCTCTGGCGGCAAACAGGCATGATGCATCACGGTACGGCGCTCAAGTAGACCCAGACGACGGCGCCATCATCCACTTTACATCTGGAACTACTG gtGATCCAAAAGCAGCGTTGGACTCGCATTTCGGAGTAGTGAATAATTCTTACTTTATGGGCAAAAGGCAAAACCTACATGAAGGTCATGAAATCACGTGTGTTCAG TCTCCGTTATTCCACGCACTGGGTTCGGTCATCACGGTGGCCTCTGCGCTCCGGCACGGCACGTCGCTGGTGCTGGCGGCACCTACGTACAACTTCGAGGCAAATATGAAAGCACTGCTATCTGagaa ATGTACCGTGCTAAATGGCACGCCGACAATGTTCGTGGACCTTGTGTCCCTGGCGAGGAAGATGGGAGTGAGCACCAACCTGCGCGTGGCGCTGACCGGCGGCGCGCCGTGCAGCCCGCAGCTCATACGAGACATCAAGCAACACCTCAACGCCCGCACTGTCTCG AGTTTATACGGAATGACAGAGACTACAGCAGCTGTGTTTCAGTCGCTGCCCGATGACATCACTGATTTGGTTGCCGGGACAGTCGGCTACATACAAGACCATGTTGAAACTAAG GTAGTCGACGAACAAGGGAAAGTGGTCCCATTCGGCAATTCCGGGGAGCTGATGGTGAGGGGGTACAACACCATGATGGGCTACTGGGGGGAGCCGGAGAAGACCAGGCAAGCTTTAGGAGAAGATGGATGGCTGCACACAGG AGACAAGTTTACTCTGAGCGAAGACGGCTACGGGCGGATAGTGGGTCGGCTGAAAGACATCATAGTGCGCGGTGGGGAGAACATCGCGCCCAAGGAGATCGAGGACCTGCTCAACACGCATCCTTACATCGTTGAAAGCCAA GTGGTGGGAGTTTCAGATGAGAGGCTTGGAGAAGAGTTGTGTGCGGTATTGCGTCTGAGAGATGGTTCCTCTATTACTTCGGAGGAGGTGACCCGGTACTGCTCGGGGAAACTGGCTAAATTCAAGATCCCTAGGATGTTGAAAGTCACAgaagaatttccaaaaacggcGTCGGGCAAGATTCAAAAGTACAAGCTTCGAGATATGATCGAATCCGGGGCACTTTGA
- the LOC134742908 gene encoding cytochrome P450 4C1-like, with amino-acid sequence MLLCLPLLILVLLIGLHLHFRYCHAGRLIAKIPGPRGWPLIGNIFQVLLPLDELFLYARKLRAESKGPIIKITSFNIRVINIYDPVDIETILSTTRFNEKRLPYTFLAPWLGQGLLVSNGNKWHQRRKLLTSAFHFNILKQFSHTIIEQTEELLGCVQLQAELGSPRVDLVPIITKATLRIMCETSMGTSLREGTESKKYFSALHTIGYCIVNRMIRPWLYPDGIFYLSAFWRMEKSALKYLHNFTNQVILDRKNSKATHEIVNDGSEMHGQKKKQAFLDLLLVNERDNKIDENGIREEVDTFMFEGHDTTAMALCFMIMRIANEPIVQNCIYEELQRIFANDSHRQVTFEDLGEMKYLECCIKESLRLYPSVPFIARHITEDVTLSGYRVPAGTICQINVFDIHRDEAVYPDPERFIPERFFNGKRRPYAYIPFSAGPRNCIGMKFAMMELKVVMCGLLRRFRLEPVTRPADVRFTGDLVLRAAHPLYVRFVSRDSSDC; translated from the exons ATGTTACTGTGTCTACCGTTATTAATTTTAGTGTTACTTATTGGGTTGCATTTGCACTTTAGATATTGTCATGCAGGCCGACTTATCGCCAAAATTCCTGGACCAAGAGGGTGGCCTCTGATAGGAAACATCTTTCAGGTTTTATTACCGCTAG ATGAACTATTTTTATATGCAAGAAAACTGCGAGCTGAGAGTAAAGgaccaataataaaaataacttcttTCAATATTCGCGTTATTAACATTTATGACCCAGTGGATATCGAG ACAATACTATCTACAACCCGTTTTAACGAAAAACGCTTACCGTACACTTTCCTAGCACCCTGGCTCGGCCAAGGATTACTAGTGAGCAACG GAAATAAATGGCACCAAAGGCGAAAGCTGCTAACTTCGGCGTTTCACTTCAACATTCTGAAGCAGTTCAGCCACACGATCATCGAGCAGACGGAGGAGCTGCTGGGCTGTGTGCAGCTGCAGGCCGAACTCGGCAGCCCCAGGGTCGATTTGGTGCCCATTATAACTAAGGCAACTCTTCGCATTATGTGCG AGACTTCCATGGGTACGTCATTACGTGAAGGTACAGAatcaaaaaaatacttttcagCGCTCCATACGATTGGTTATTGTATAGTCAACCGAATGATCCGACCTTGGCTGTATCCCGATGGAATATTTTACCTCTCTGCATTTTGGAGAATGGAAAAGTCTGCCttgaaatatttacataacTTTACAAACCAAGTTATCCTAGATAGGAAAAATTCCAAAGCTACTCATGAGATAGTTAACGATGGTTCGGAAATGCATGGTCAAAAAAAGAAACAAGCTTTTTTGGACTTGCTTCTTGTCAACGAAAGGGATAACAAAATAGACGAGAATGGAATAAGGGAGGAAGTGGACACGTTTATGTTTGAG GGTCACGATACAACTGCTATGGCGCTTTGTTTTATGATTATGAGGATCGCCAACGAACCAATTGTCCAG AATTGTATTTACGAGGAGCTGCAACGTATATTTGCCAACGACAGTCATCGACAAGTGACGTTTGAAGACCTGGGCGAGATGAAGTATCTGGAGTGCTGCATCAAGGAGTCCCTGCGTCTTTACCCCAGTGTGCCATTTATCGCTCGCCACATTACTGAAGACGTTACGTTAA GCGGATATAGAGTACCAGCCGGTACTATTTGCCAGATCAACGTGTTCGATATTCACCGAGATGAAGCTGTTTACCCTGACCCTGAACGATTTATACCGGAAAGGTTTTTTAATGGAAAACGACGTCCGTATGCTTATATACCATTTAGCGCTGGACCAAGGAATTGTATAG GTATGAAGTTCGCTATGATGGAGTTGAAAGTGGTGATGTGCGGGCTACTGCGGCGGTTCCGGCTGGAGCCGGTAACGCGGCCTGCGGATGTACGGTTCACCGGCGACCTGGTGCTGCGGGCCGCGCACCCGCTATACGTCCGCTTCGTCAGTCGGGATTCCAGCGACTGCTGA
- the LOC134742928 gene encoding uncharacterized protein LOC134742928 has translation MNQNISDAEISSCHEIEETRREAERVALEALRRRVNDIIRLAIEEDDGIVGERDVLALELENELRSESRYSELLNEAQQASRDQLQVMLELQTQLTNANVDTVHLLTSLQELRERNHATLRADPIYALVQEEREMQQKLDDMGIYVYPPTGSQFCQ, from the exons ATGAATCAAAATATAAGTGACGCTGAGATCTCGAGTTGCCATGAGATAGAAGAAACG cgCAGAGAGGCAGAAAGAGTAGCACTGGAGGCGCTGAGGCGCCGCGTGAACGACATCATACGCTTAGCTATAGAagaag ACGACGGGATAGTCGGGGAGAGAGACGTGCTAGCCCTAGAGCTTGAAAACGAGCTTCGATCCGAGAGCAGGTACAGCGAGTTGCTGAACGAGGCGCAGCAGGCCTCCCGCGATCAGCTGCAGGTGATGCTGGAGTTGCAG ACCCAATTAACAAATGCTAACGTGGACACCGTGCACCTGCTCACGTCACTGCAGGAGCTTCGCGAACGAAACCACGCCACTCTCAGAGCCGATCCTATCTAT GCTCTGGTCCAAGAGGAACGCGAGATGCAACAGAAGTTGGACGACATGGGTATTTACGTGTACCCGCCGACCGGCTCCCAATTTTGCCAGTGA
- the LOC134742915 gene encoding neuromedin-U receptor 1-like, whose protein sequence is MENATKIKIAIDIIPSESFVVKSYTMFYQTSTASREFNYTMWAEFLEEALPKEYAYSKVIYAISMFCIFTVSLIGNLLTCVVIYYDKSMHTATNYYLFNLAVSDLIVTFCILLAVQEKLSDADIFGQLACQIYFVCVVCSWNNSILTVTALSIERYMAIMRPLLLKSTPMRRRVTKIIVVLWLIAILETVPEMFTVSAITTQQSTSICFTIPTALSRVVNGVLAIITFLIPLLIMTFIYSMIAVKVNVTPKGYSRNQIFNYRNPRSKVNKLLVAMTLSFLICWLPFFAIRVMVATLDVQQLNASAEWWGLGYRVADINSWFSIAINPILFSLMSTKFRKALKSFWNTKLRNKRHLKSQRRYNTCTRI, encoded by the exons ATGGAAAATGccactaaaattaaaatagcgATTGATATTATCCCTAGTGAATCGTTCGTAGTGAAATCGTATACAATGTTTTACCAAACATCAACTGCATCCCGCGAGTTTAACTATACAATGTGGGCTGAATTTTTAGAAGAAGCATTGCCAAAAGAGTATGCTTACTCCAAGGTGATATACGCAATATCCATGTTCTGCATATTTACCGTCAGCCTTATAGGAAATTTGCTTACGTGCGTTGTCATTTACTACGACAAGTCTATGCATACTgcaactaattattacctattcAACTTAGCCGTGTCGGACTTGATCGTCACCTTCTGCATTCTACTGGCGGTGCAGGAGAAACTGAGTGACGCCGATATCTTCGGCCAGTTAGCGTGCCAAATATATTTCGTGTGTGTTGTGTGCTCGTGGAACAACAGTATCCTGACCGTAACCGCCTTGTCTATTGAGAGGTACATGGCCATTATGCGACCTTTATTATTGAAATCAACTCCAATGCGGCGGAGAGTAACCAAAATAATTGTCGTACTGTGGCTTATAGCGATTTTGGAGACAGTCCCAGAAATGTTTACAGTTTCAGCAATTACGACTCAACAATCAACCAGCATATGTTTCACGATTCCGACCGCTTTATCCAGGGTTGTAAATGGAGTGCTAGCAATAATAACGTTTCTGATACCACTTCTTATAATGACGTTTATATATTCAATGATCGCTGTAAAAGTTAATGTCACACCGAAAGGCTATTCAAGAAATCAGATTTTTAACTATCGAAATCCCAGAAGCAAAGTTAACAAATTATTAG TAGCTATGACGCTGTCATTCTTAATCTGCTGGCTGCCGTTCTTCGCCATCCGAGTCATGGTCGCCACCCTGGACGTCCAGCAGCTGAATGCTTCCGCTGAG TGGTGGGGGCTCGGGTATAGAGTTGCAGACATCAACAGCTGGTTTAGCATCGCAATAAATCCAATTCTCTTCAGCCTTATGTCCACTAAATTCAGAAAAGCTCTAAAG TCGTTTTGGAATACGAAACTTAGGAACAAGCGTCACCTGAAATCCCAGCGCAGGTATAATACGTGTACGAGGATATAA
- the LOC134742933 gene encoding retinol dehydrogenase 14-like: protein MGGELLVAFVLVIIIVTKLSVLISKTSCESKLPMTGKVIIVTGANSGLGFETAKDLAKRGGRVIMACRNEHRALAARDSIIRETGNPEVVYKHLDMSSLASVRRFVEDINSTEKRLDVLVNNAGVNGCGDRFTEDGIVEEMQVNYFGAFLLTLLLLPLLKKTGASRIVNVSSTLHFFGRINFEHINKKGYYLDMSTYSNSKLCIILFTVELARKLRGSGITVNAVHPGVIMTNISATSCALERFLFSSLCWISSRNVVEGAQTVIYLAVAKEVATTTGKYFIDCKERYMTRKATNKKLTADLWNYSEKLVGYEEPTKHE, encoded by the coding sequence ATGGGAGGAGAATTACTTGTGGCGTttgttttagttattattattgttacaaAACTATCTGTGTTAATAAGTAAAACATCGTGCGAATCAAAGCTTCCTATGACAGGCAAAGTTATCATAGTGACAGGAGCTAATAGCGGGTTAGGGTTCGAAACGGCCAAAGATCTAGCAAAACGTGGAGGTCGTGTCATCATGGCCTGTCGGAACGAGCACCGCGCGCTCGCAGCCCGCGATTCAATCATCAGAGAGACAGGTAACCCAGAAGTCGTCTACAAGCATCTCGACATGTCGTCCCTTGCGTCGGTGCGACGATTCGTTGAGGACATCAACAGCACGGAGAAGCGACTGGATGTCCTTGTCAACAACGCAGGAGTCAACGGCTGCGGGGATCGTTTCACGGAGGACGGCATTGTCGAAGAAATGCAAGTCAATTACTTTGGAGCATTTCTCTTAACTCTTCTCCTTCTGCCTCTACTGAAGAAAACCGGGGCGAGTCGGATAGTAAATGTTAGTTCGActttacacttttttgggaGAATAAATTTTGAACACATAAATAAGAAAGGCTATTACTTGGACATGTCTACATATAGCAACAGTAAGTTGTGCATAATTTTGTTTACTGTTGAGCTAGCTCGAAAGCTGAGAGGATCCGGTATAACAGTGAACGCCGTACACCCTGGGGTAATTATGACTAACATCAGTGCTACATCGTGTGCACttgaacggtttttgttttcttctctTTGTTGGATTTCTTCGAGAAATGTTGTGGAAGGGGCGCAAACAGTTATATACTTAGCGGTAGCGAAGGAAGTTGCCACTACCACTGGAAAATACTTCATAGATTGTAAAGAGAGATACATGACTAGAAAGGCTACAAATAAGAAACTTACCGCTGATCTGTGGAATTACTCGGAAAAATTAGTGGGTTATGAAGAACCAACTAAACATGAGTAA